The Macrobrachium nipponense isolate FS-2020 chromosome 19, ASM1510439v2, whole genome shotgun sequence genome contains a region encoding:
- the LOC135212699 gene encoding pigment-dispersing hormone type 1-like yields MQSKFVGVCLALVLVVLSCFATAQEDLMITERQVVAELAAQILRVAHGSWNAAEAHKRNSGMINSILGIPRVMAEAGKK; encoded by the exons atgcagtcaaaattcgTAGGTGTCTGCTTGGCCTTGGTGCTCGTCGTTCTCTCCTGTTTTGCAACGGCTCAGGAAGATCTCATGATAACAGAAAGACAG GTCGTGGCAGAACTTGCTGCCCAAATCCTGCGCGTGGCCCACGGATCCTGGAACGCAGCTGAGGCCCACAAGAGGAATTCGGGAATGATCAACTCCATCCTCGGGATTCCCAGAGTCATGGCTGAAGCCGGAAAGAAATAG